The Clostridiaceae bacterium HFYG-1003 genome includes a window with the following:
- a CDS encoding 5'-nucleotidase C-terminal domain-containing protein, translating into MRNRKTVLKSLLLILAFVVSLFAGISNTYAATGTENAIAKGGNAYSNGQRSKYETIQFVAFNDFHGNVESLGSNPGIAKIAGVLDQMKTEYPTFFFSAGDNFQGTAISNLTHGKVVNDAFQLMDLQASAIGNHEYDWGKDMMYDWSEEGGYPFLASNIVYKDSGEPVDYADPYMIKKVRLTSGKVVEIGIIGIATPETATKTAAANVADIEFTDPVKATKHWVKYLREVKKVDAVVALTHLGGYQDSSTGEVTGELKDYADHISGVDLIFSGHTHQTIDAVVNGIQILQGRYNGRSLQVARLTFNNRNTKLESIDGFIDPISTRIASLPVNQEVADLVAGYKADLADVLNEYVGMNAQLLEHDTTGPLGLTPLGQWTAKALSELGGTQIAIINGGGIREPMPAGEITMGIMYKLFPFDNTLVTLKVTGAKLYELIEHGIEEGTFKDGQFYGVKVKVDLSKPYGSRIVEMTLQNGDPIDNAALYSVSTLDFVYTGGDKYNFTGAIDVVDTFIPVRDKLAQYIRSLPRQTLIHAFDASAYVVQ; encoded by the coding sequence ATGAGGAACAGGAAAACGGTACTGAAGTCACTCTTGCTGATTCTTGCGTTCGTCGTTTCTTTGTTTGCCGGAATTTCTAACACCTATGCCGCCACCGGAACCGAAAATGCCATTGCCAAGGGCGGAAATGCCTATTCGAATGGACAGCGCTCAAAATACGAAACCATTCAGTTTGTCGCTTTTAATGATTTTCACGGAAATGTCGAGTCTCTTGGAAGCAACCCCGGAATCGCCAAGATTGCCGGTGTGCTCGATCAAATGAAGACCGAATATCCCACGTTCTTCTTCTCAGCCGGAGACAATTTCCAGGGTACGGCCATATCCAATCTGACCCACGGCAAAGTCGTCAATGACGCGTTCCAGCTGATGGATTTGCAAGCTTCTGCAATCGGCAACCACGAATATGACTGGGGCAAGGATATGATGTATGACTGGTCCGAAGAGGGCGGTTATCCTTTCCTGGCTTCCAATATTGTTTATAAGGACAGTGGCGAGCCGGTGGATTATGCGGATCCTTACATGATCAAGAAAGTCCGCCTCACCAGCGGCAAAGTCGTAGAAATCGGAATTATTGGAATCGCCACCCCGGAAACGGCCACCAAGACCGCTGCCGCCAACGTAGCTGACATCGAGTTTACCGACCCGGTCAAGGCAACAAAACACTGGGTCAAATACCTGCGAGAAGTTAAAAAAGTTGACGCGGTGGTTGCTCTGACTCATCTTGGCGGATACCAGGACAGCTCGACCGGTGAAGTAACCGGAGAACTGAAGGACTATGCTGATCATATTTCCGGCGTCGACCTGATTTTCTCAGGACACACCCACCAGACCATCGATGCCGTCGTAAATGGCATTCAGATTCTGCAGGGCCGATATAACGGGCGCTCTCTCCAGGTGGCCCGACTCACCTTTAACAATCGCAACACCAAGCTTGAATCCATTGACGGGTTCATCGACCCGATCTCCACCCGGATCGCCAGCCTTCCGGTGAACCAGGAAGTAGCGGATCTGGTAGCCGGTTACAAGGCCGATCTGGCAGATGTCCTGAATGAGTATGTCGGAATGAATGCCCAGCTCCTGGAACATGATACAACTGGACCTCTTGGACTGACCCCGCTGGGACAGTGGACTGCCAAAGCTCTCTCAGAACTAGGCGGCACTCAGATCGCGATCATCAACGGCGGCGGAATCCGTGAACCGATGCCGGCCGGAGAAATCACCATGGGCATCATGTATAAACTGTTCCCCTTTGACAATACACTGGTGACCCTAAAAGTCACCGGAGCGAAGCTGTACGAACTCATCGAGCATGGCATTGAGGAAGGAACCTTCAAGGACGGACAGTTCTATGGCGTCAAGGTCAAAGTAGATCTGTCCAAACCATATGGTTCCCGCATTGTGGAGATGACTCTGCAAAACGGTGATCCCATCGACAATGCAGCCCTGTACTCCGTTTCCACGCTGGACTTTGTATACACCGGCGGAGACAAGTACAACTTCACCGGTGCCATTGATGTTGTGGATACTTTCATTCCGGTCCGTGACAAGCTGGCTCAGTATATTCGGAGCCTTCCGAGACAGACGCTGATCCATGCCTTTGACGCATCAGCCTATGTCGTCCAATAA
- a CDS encoding nucleoside triphosphate pyrophosphohydrolase, whose product MKLYNKLVRDRIPEIIQATGKSADFEILSEKGYAAKLEEKLMEETKEYLEAKNTEELADLLEVIRALAQLQDCSMEELEALRQKKAEERGAFKERLLLKQVWDRDENPDPTT is encoded by the coding sequence ATGAAACTTTACAACAAGTTGGTGCGCGACCGGATCCCGGAGATTATCCAGGCGACCGGTAAATCCGCTGACTTTGAGATCCTGTCGGAAAAAGGATACGCTGCCAAACTGGAAGAAAAACTTATGGAAGAAACCAAAGAGTACCTGGAAGCCAAAAACACCGAGGAGCTGGCCGATCTCCTGGAAGTCATCCGGGCTCTGGCCCAACTCCAGGACTGTTCCATGGAAGAACTGGAAGCTCTGCGTCAGAAGAAAGCAGAAGAACGCGGCGCTTTCAAGGAACGGCTTCTGCTGAAGCAAGTCTGGGACAGGGATGAGAATCCTGATCCGACGACGTAA
- a CDS encoding helix-turn-helix domain-containing protein codes for MNHRFQSILQHLEDHLNDPVTLDQLAAEAGLSKYYLIHLFQAETGYTVMDYLRRRRLEEALISLKDGNRILDAALDAGYGSEQAFSRAVRRTFGQPPSAFRMDPPIRIRRLKSYDRTLQIDPQRILKGLPPAFRPLLPTIEQGVSSMQDYLSDVRYEILPAMTVVCGIAMGSEPEDEILGRMDRLAKAWNLKVSRRFGFDSPVEGSEDVTALRRYEAWLVIDPTQVGQLPASLVFEDTPLTIKQIPSLRYAILRITDPFAAPFERIPGGWQALVAWLEEHDFKDPDFKHDSQAPCLEEVLTVEGKTVMDLLVAVDRA; via the coding sequence TTGAATCATCGGTTTCAATCCATTCTTCAACATCTGGAGGATCACCTGAATGATCCGGTAACTCTTGATCAGCTGGCCGCCGAAGCCGGACTCTCGAAGTATTATTTGATTCACCTGTTCCAGGCTGAAACGGGATATACCGTCATGGACTACCTCCGACGCCGTCGTCTGGAGGAAGCCCTGATCAGCTTGAAAGACGGCAACCGCATCCTGGATGCAGCACTGGATGCCGGTTATGGGTCGGAACAAGCCTTCTCCCGGGCAGTTCGGAGAACCTTCGGTCAGCCTCCCAGTGCCTTTCGAATGGATCCGCCCATTCGGATCCGACGTCTGAAGTCCTATGACAGAACCCTTCAAATCGATCCGCAAAGAATTTTGAAGGGCTTACCCCCTGCCTTTCGCCCGCTGCTGCCCACCATTGAACAAGGAGTATCAAGCATGCAAGATTATTTAAGTGATGTCCGTTATGAAATTCTGCCAGCCATGACTGTTGTCTGTGGAATCGCCATGGGTTCAGAACCAGAAGACGAGATCCTCGGCCGCATGGATCGTCTGGCGAAAGCCTGGAATCTGAAGGTCAGCCGTCGGTTTGGTTTTGATTCACCGGTTGAGGGATCGGAAGATGTTACTGCCCTGCGGAGATACGAAGCCTGGCTGGTGATCGACCCGACTCAGGTCGGTCAGCTTCCCGCCTCACTCGTCTTTGAAGATACACCCCTGACAATAAAGCAGATTCCCTCTCTGCGGTACGCTATCCTACGCATCACCGATCCCTTTGCCGCTCCCTTTGAACGGATTCCAGGCGGATGGCAGGCACTCGTCGCCTGGCTCGAAGAGCACGACTTCAAAGATCCGGATTTCAAGCATGATTCCCAGGCCCCCTGCCTGGAAGAAGTTCTGACAGTCGAGGGAAAAACGGTTATGGATCTGCTGGTCGCTGTCGATCGCGCCTGA
- a CDS encoding S8 family serine peptidase — protein MKRWLSAITAILLSMTFMGLPTRAADKEFKVNDSLGKNELKFVPDEINVKFRNDKNPFRTIKVAAGSVKDEVAKYSKQANVEYAEPNYIAQAYMVPNDPYYSYQWNFKDKAQGGIELEQAWEKTTGSNVVVAILDTGIAYENYGNYYRAPDLADTKFMQGYDFINNDAHANDDNSHGTHVAGTVAQSTNNSLGVAGAAFGVTLMPVKVLNKRGSGSYAAIANGIYYAADNGAKVINMSLGGPDDSSILLDAIRYAHDVKGVTIVAAAGNEGSSFTGYPAAYDDYVIAVGATGYGGYLAPYSNYGSSVDLVAPGGDTSADKNGDGYVDGILQNTFDPTSKNPSSFNYYFFQGTSMATPHAAAAAALVIAYGAAVTPLEVQNILQSTAYDLGSSGRDNTFGWGLIDAAAALSGAPSPNNRPFAVSQSVASPEDIPKSIVLTGSDPDGDTISFQIASGPSHGTLKGTAPNLVYSPALNYFGDDSFTFRAYDGKAYSDSATISITVTPVNDPPTAGNVSVTAKRNATIQVTLKGADVDGDPLTYEIVAPPGSGSVTLADHIATYVPNSGFTGTDKFTCRVRDGSTYSNTATVSITIKRK, from the coding sequence ATGAAACGATGGTTATCCGCGATTACTGCAATCCTGCTTAGTATGACCTTCATGGGACTCCCTACCAGAGCCGCCGACAAAGAGTTCAAAGTGAACGACTCTCTGGGAAAGAATGAATTGAAATTCGTGCCTGATGAAATCAATGTGAAATTCCGTAATGACAAGAATCCCTTCCGAACAATCAAAGTTGCGGCCGGTTCAGTGAAGGACGAAGTGGCCAAATATTCGAAGCAAGCCAATGTGGAGTATGCTGAACCTAATTATATTGCTCAGGCATACATGGTTCCGAACGATCCTTACTACAGCTATCAGTGGAACTTTAAAGACAAAGCACAGGGCGGCATCGAGCTGGAGCAGGCCTGGGAAAAAACAACGGGCAGCAATGTCGTTGTCGCGATCCTGGACACGGGCATTGCCTACGAAAACTACGGAAACTATTACAGAGCTCCGGATCTCGCCGACACCAAATTTATGCAGGGATATGACTTCATCAACAATGATGCTCATGCCAATGATGATAACAGTCATGGAACGCATGTGGCCGGAACGGTGGCCCAAAGCACCAACAACTCCCTGGGCGTTGCCGGCGCAGCATTCGGAGTCACTCTCATGCCGGTGAAAGTACTGAATAAACGAGGATCAGGATCCTATGCTGCCATTGCGAACGGAATTTATTATGCTGCTGACAACGGAGCCAAGGTCATTAACATGAGTCTGGGCGGGCCAGATGATTCCTCGATCCTCCTGGATGCTATCAGATATGCCCATGATGTCAAAGGCGTTACCATCGTAGCGGCTGCCGGTAATGAGGGATCAAGCTTCACCGGTTATCCCGCAGCCTATGATGATTACGTGATCGCAGTCGGCGCGACAGGCTATGGCGGTTATCTGGCACCATATTCCAATTACGGATCCAGTGTCGATCTGGTTGCTCCAGGCGGAGACACCAGTGCAGATAAAAACGGAGATGGCTATGTGGACGGTATCCTGCAGAATACTTTTGATCCGACCTCCAAGAATCCGTCCAGCTTCAATTATTATTTCTTCCAGGGAACCTCCATGGCGACTCCACATGCAGCAGCCGCCGCTGCTCTGGTAATTGCGTACGGAGCGGCAGTGACGCCCCTTGAAGTGCAGAATATCCTCCAGAGTACTGCTTATGACCTTGGATCTTCCGGACGAGACAATACCTTCGGCTGGGGCCTCATCGATGCTGCTGCCGCGCTAAGCGGCGCACCTTCCCCTAATAATCGGCCGTTCGCAGTCAGCCAGTCTGTTGCGTCCCCTGAAGACATCCCAAAATCCATTGTTCTGACGGGAAGCGACCCTGACGGAGATACTATCTCGTTCCAGATTGCCTCGGGACCCTCTCATGGCACTCTGAAAGGAACAGCTCCGAATCTCGTTTATTCACCAGCGCTGAATTACTTCGGAGATGATTCATTTACATTTAGAGCCTATGACGGAAAAGCATACTCCGATTCTGCCACAATCAGCATTACGGTAACGCCGGTCAATGATCCCCCCACTGCCGGCAATGTTTCAGTGACTGCAAAAAGAAACGCAACCATTCAAGTCACACTGAAGGGTGCTGATGTGGACGGGGATCCTCTGACTTACGAAATTGTTGCTCCACCTGGCAGCGGCAGTGTCACCCTTGCGGATCATATTGCCACCTATGTTCCGAATAGCGGTTTTACAGGCACGGATAAATTCACCTGTCGGGTACGGGATGGAAGTACATACTCCAATACTGCAACCGTATCGATAACGATCAAGCGGAAATAA
- a CDS encoding SH3 domain-containing protein, translating to MKHRKSLVTLAIILGISQFAVLSAPQSAPTDPGSVIQTNSVKTALPAGQSQTNAPMMAPVARTQEVPSLPDTGAIYQTTGSVNFRTGPSTSYSVIRKLSAGTKVELISKYSSTWYKVSVNGTVGYLSASYLKAATTSALPTTASVYVTTGSVNFRTGPSTAYSVIRKLSAGTSATLISKYSSTWYKVSVNGTVGYLSASYLKLASESTGTTSVPVHSIGYLGGLHKKIADLRPYFDPSWGEHNYMSGSTLQTYLDKGLLVTWGPALYNYDNKTTMILGHGSGVFNYMINVKTGSLVSVSDLNGKVRTYKIIDVKSNPNNDFYLKFNNGVSLIDIYYNGGKEEGICLQMCQNSINTHYYGVPVN from the coding sequence ATGAAACATCGTAAATCACTTGTCACCCTGGCCATCATACTCGGGATCTCACAGTTCGCTGTACTCTCCGCGCCTCAGTCAGCGCCAACGGATCCTGGTTCAGTCATTCAGACAAACTCAGTCAAGACTGCTCTTCCCGCGGGTCAGTCACAGACAAACGCCCCGATGATGGCTCCGGTCGCCAGAACTCAGGAAGTCCCGTCCCTGCCGGATACCGGTGCGATCTACCAGACCACGGGTTCTGTAAATTTCCGGACCGGGCCCTCCACCTCTTACTCCGTCATACGTAAATTGTCCGCCGGCACAAAGGTGGAACTGATATCCAAATACAGTTCCACCTGGTATAAAGTAAGCGTCAATGGAACCGTCGGCTATCTTTCCGCCAGTTATCTGAAAGCAGCAACAACCTCAGCACTGCCGACAACAGCTTCTGTCTATGTAACCACTGGATCGGTCAACTTCCGGACCGGGCCTTCCACTGCCTATTCTGTCATCCGCAAACTATCCGCCGGCACCTCCGCCACACTAATTTCCAAATACAGCTCCACCTGGTACAAAGTGAGCGTCAATGGCACCGTTGGCTATCTTTCTGCTTCCTATCTGAAACTCGCCAGTGAGTCCACCGGTACGACCAGCGTTCCGGTGCACAGCATCGGTTACCTGGGAGGGCTGCACAAAAAAATCGCCGATCTGCGGCCTTACTTTGATCCGTCCTGGGGCGAACATAACTATATGAGCGGATCCACCCTGCAGACTTACTTGGACAAAGGACTTCTGGTAACCTGGGGTCCGGCTCTGTACAACTACGACAACAAGACCACAATGATCCTGGGTCATGGTTCGGGGGTTTTCAACTATATGATCAATGTCAAGACAGGTTCCCTGGTATCGGTCTCTGATCTGAACGGGAAGGTCAGAACCTACAAGATCATCGATGTGAAAAGCAATCCCAATAATGATTTCTATCTCAAGTTCAATAACGGGGTCAGTCTCATCGATATCTACTACAACGGCGGCAAGGAAGAAGGCATCTGCCTCCAGATGTGCCAGAATTCCATCAACACCCATTATTACGGCGTGCCGGTCAACTAA
- a CDS encoding DUF5050 domain-containing protein: MKRMKCLLVGMMGSILLLTACQGTPVSTIGGTQPVISGSTRPATVPGTQPATIPSTQPGTSPTSTTPGTTVHNMGNLNRNYSNSGLYAENDEWVWFSQLPEYRLSRMIKSGSQVTSFEAVHVMHISLVGEAVYYVAMDEEGVEMGGSLFRMNQDGTNLTKISPVQVNVLGTCVILDDGIYFTNAEDGDRLYRMDLDGKTLTKVNDSPTWMANIDEEWIFYLTSVMNQGEQVLEIHKMRLDGSEDSVLVRPAGRNLMADRGWLYYADDAGSLFRIPYDKAQSSKIVAGPIIDYTIDGDTLYFIDQKTGNLITSSLDGSKVRELLTYPVQGVQITESWIYVLHRSGRLYRIKADGSNLMEKAYALKMVQPDPPGTPVVEGLGSLNANQKYRSMFVSQGDWIYGIDVTSPESSLFRMKRDGSQRSVLAPKSVRYLNLVGDWLYFIDGDAYSSIARMKIDGTSYGVIHDSSVSGMIVRDGWIYFTDRDQENQIWKIQTDGTELTVLNKGQAILLALEGDWVYWSHPREDNWGVKDIYRTKTDGSEEEMLLKGIVQHMTVGEGSMFYAPDEDWMGKIKSDPAGIYRLNLDGTGKEKILSEDTLTLIGVYKGHVYYYNGMEAAGLYRAKLDGSKRERLIGPGDFTWVHFLDDQILFFDNSTGAYRIMNLDGSDVKNLKK; encoded by the coding sequence ATGAAACGGATGAAATGCCTCCTGGTCGGGATGATGGGAAGCATACTGCTGCTCACAGCCTGTCAGGGAACTCCTGTTTCAACGATCGGAGGTACTCAGCCGGTAATCTCCGGATCAACCCGGCCGGCGACCGTTCCGGGCACCCAGCCGGCGACCATTCCGAGCACCCAGCCAGGGACGAGCCCCACTTCCACTACTCCTGGAACGACAGTTCACAACATGGGAAATCTCAACCGAAACTATTCGAACAGCGGATTGTATGCTGAAAACGACGAGTGGGTATGGTTCTCCCAATTGCCGGAATATCGGCTGAGCCGCATGATCAAATCAGGCTCGCAGGTGACATCCTTTGAAGCGGTGCACGTCATGCATATCAGTCTCGTTGGTGAGGCGGTCTATTATGTCGCAATGGATGAGGAAGGCGTAGAGATGGGCGGATCGCTATTCCGGATGAATCAGGACGGGACGAATCTGACAAAGATCAGCCCGGTCCAGGTGAATGTCCTTGGAACCTGCGTCATCCTGGATGACGGGATCTACTTTACGAATGCCGAGGATGGAGATCGCCTCTATCGAATGGATTTGGATGGGAAGACTCTCACGAAAGTAAATGACTCGCCGACCTGGATGGCCAATATCGATGAGGAATGGATTTTCTATCTGACGAGCGTCATGAATCAGGGGGAACAAGTGCTGGAAATCCATAAGATGAGGCTGGATGGGTCTGAAGATTCAGTTCTGGTTAGACCGGCCGGACGAAATCTGATGGCCGATCGCGGCTGGTTGTATTATGCGGATGACGCAGGCAGCCTGTTCCGCATACCATACGATAAAGCCCAGAGCAGTAAAATCGTTGCGGGACCCATCATCGATTACACCATCGATGGAGATACTTTGTATTTCATTGATCAGAAAACCGGAAACCTTATAACAAGCAGCTTGGATGGCTCTAAGGTCAGAGAACTGCTGACTTATCCAGTCCAAGGAGTTCAGATTACCGAGTCCTGGATTTATGTGCTTCATCGGAGCGGTCGATTGTATCGCATCAAGGCGGATGGCTCCAATTTAATGGAAAAAGCCTATGCGCTGAAGATGGTTCAACCAGATCCCCCTGGAACTCCGGTGGTGGAAGGACTGGGTTCCCTGAACGCCAATCAGAAGTATCGATCAATGTTCGTCTCTCAGGGAGACTGGATTTACGGCATTGATGTTACATCGCCGGAAAGCAGTCTGTTCAGGATGAAGCGGGATGGTTCCCAGCGGAGCGTGCTTGCTCCCAAGAGCGTGAGATATTTGAATCTGGTCGGAGACTGGCTCTACTTTATTGATGGTGATGCCTATAGCAGCATTGCCCGCATGAAAATCGACGGGACTTCCTATGGAGTCATCCATGACAGCAGTGTTTCCGGAATGATTGTGCGGGACGGGTGGATTTACTTTACCGACCGGGATCAAGAAAATCAGATCTGGAAGATCCAGACCGACGGCACTGAATTGACAGTTCTAAACAAAGGGCAGGCCATTCTTCTAGCCCTGGAGGGAGACTGGGTCTACTGGTCTCATCCCCGAGAGGACAACTGGGGCGTTAAGGATATTTATCGGACGAAGACCGACGGCAGCGAGGAAGAAATGCTGCTGAAGGGAATCGTCCAGCACATGACCGTCGGCGAAGGCTCGATGTTCTATGCGCCCGATGAAGACTGGATGGGAAAAATCAAATCCGACCCGGCGGGGATCTATCGCTTGAATCTCGACGGAACCGGAAAAGAAAAAATTCTGAGCGAGGATACCCTGACTTTAATCGGAGTTTACAAAGGCCATGTCTATTATTACAACGGGATGGAGGCAGCCGGGCTCTACCGGGCAAAGCTGGACGGAAGCAAACGCGAACGGCTCATCGGTCCGGGAGATTTCACCTGGGTACACTTCCTGGACGATCAGATTCTTTTCTTTGACAACTCCACCGGAGCCTACCGGATCATGAATCTCGATGGATCGGATGTTAAGAATCTGAAAAAATAG
- a CDS encoding alpha/beta hydrolase, with translation MIDSAVSIELPNKVKISCFERGSSEGVPMILLHGLGDSWHIFELLMQDLPQSIHAFALSQRGHGDSSRPDSGYDTGDFQGDLEMAMDALNLEKAVILGASSGGFPARSFALSHPDRTLALILLGAPATLQGNPAAQEVWESTLSKLTDPVERDFAERFLLSTLSKPIAQDFQEMLLRENLKVPARVWRDTMEGMMKEAFPGGLSKISSPTLIIRGDQDRLLTRSSQEELAKVIPGSRLVVLKDAGHLLYCEDPRGAATAIARFIDKVNQNTR, from the coding sequence ATGATTGATTCTGCTGTCAGCATTGAACTTCCCAATAAAGTAAAGATTTCCTGCTTTGAGAGGGGGTCATCGGAAGGCGTCCCGATGATTCTGCTCCATGGACTAGGCGACTCCTGGCATATCTTTGAACTCCTCATGCAGGATCTGCCCCAGTCAATCCATGCGTTTGCCCTGTCGCAAAGAGGCCATGGGGATTCAAGCCGGCCGGACTCAGGATATGACACCGGGGATTTTCAAGGGGATTTGGAGATGGCCATGGATGCCTTGAATCTTGAGAAAGCGGTTATTCTGGGGGCTTCCAGCGGAGGTTTTCCAGCCAGAAGTTTTGCACTCAGTCACCCGGATCGCACCCTGGCCCTGATTCTTCTGGGAGCTCCGGCAACCCTTCAGGGTAATCCGGCAGCTCAGGAGGTATGGGAGTCCACCCTTTCAAAATTGACAGATCCGGTGGAAAGGGATTTCGCAGAACGCTTCTTATTGAGCACTCTGTCAAAGCCGATTGCCCAAGATTTCCAGGAGATGTTACTGAGGGAAAATCTGAAAGTGCCGGCAAGGGTATGGCGGGATACGATGGAGGGCATGATGAAGGAGGCATTCCCAGGGGGGTTAAGCAAAATCAGTTCGCCTACCCTGATTATCAGGGGAGACCAGGACAGACTTCTCACCAGAAGCAGTCAGGAGGAGCTGGCGAAAGTGATCCCCGGGTCTCGGCTGGTTGTACTGAAGGACGCCGGGCATTTGCTTTACTGCGAGGATCCCAGAGGCGCTGCAACGGCTATTGCCCGTTTCATCGATAAAGTGAACCAGAATACAAGGTGA
- a CDS encoding iron-sulfur cluster repair di-iron protein, ric, with amino-acid sequence MMTFAQAKKRNLDKLKLFVPVVARVHGEHHPEFHEVRKVYDEMIAKINQSDSEAPDLESEFSRLRELTDRYTVPGDVCESYEAVYVMLSELDEAYHG; translated from the coding sequence ATGATGACATTCGCACAAGCAAAAAAACGGAATCTGGACAAGCTCAAGCTTTTTGTACCGGTGGTCGCCCGGGTTCACGGGGAACATCACCCTGAATTCCATGAAGTTCGGAAAGTATACGATGAGATGATCGCAAAAATCAATCAATCTGATTCGGAAGCCCCGGATCTTGAGTCTGAATTCAGCCGCCTGAGGGAACTCACGGACCGCTATACCGTTCCCGGTGATGTCTGTGAGAGCTATGAAGCGGTCTATGTCATGCTGTCCGAGCTGGATGAAGCTTATCACGGATAA
- a CDS encoding heavy metal translocating P-type ATPase: MQRYILKHKNQITWLSGILIAIGFLAEWLFHQEIVLVWALIIASLIGVAPIAIQAYQALRVKVVSIDVLVTIAVAGAFVIRNFEESAIVTFLFLFGAYLEQRTLNKTRSAIRELTEMAPESALKQMENGEFEEVDVDEVDVGDVLLVKTGAKVPVDGTVQSGEASINEASITGESLPVSKEKGSTVFAGTILDNGTLQIVADRVGEDTTFGRIIELVEEAQDSKSEAERFIDRFSKYYTPAVLVLAFIVWLATRDVELAITILVLGCPGALVIGVPVSNVAGIGNGARHGILLKGSEVIGDFSRVQTMVFDKTGTLTVGNPTVAEKAGYGEPGESLAYLASVEYESDHPLAKAVLQEIGPIKTYPVSNTEVFKGGGIVASVDGHRVAVGNVALMEKEEVVLSEQVRSDIRRFEGNGNSLVLTAVDGELKILMGIRDQLRPGIREDLARLKKLGVKNLIMLSGDNQGTVDAVSRDLGLTRAIGNLLPEDKSKYVRNLIEKEHQIVAFVGDGVNDSPSLALAQIGIAMGSGTDVAIETSDVVLMNSDFGRLPHALGLTKATARNMKQNILIAVGVVVLLLAGVLFSEWVSMSIGMLVHEASILAVILNGMRLMRYQLN, encoded by the coding sequence ATGCAGCGGTATATTCTAAAACACAAAAATCAAATCACATGGCTCAGCGGGATTCTGATCGCGATCGGGTTCCTGGCTGAATGGCTCTTTCATCAGGAAATCGTCCTGGTCTGGGCGCTGATCATCGCATCCCTCATCGGAGTGGCTCCCATTGCAATCCAGGCTTATCAGGCATTGCGAGTCAAGGTGGTCAGCATCGATGTCCTGGTTACCATCGCTGTGGCCGGTGCCTTTGTCATCCGTAACTTTGAGGAATCTGCCATCGTAACCTTTCTCTTCCTGTTCGGAGCATACCTGGAGCAGCGGACGCTGAATAAAACCAGATCCGCCATCCGTGAGCTGACGGAAATGGCTCCGGAGAGCGCGCTGAAGCAAATGGAAAACGGCGAGTTCGAGGAAGTGGATGTGGATGAGGTCGATGTGGGCGATGTTCTCCTGGTCAAAACCGGAGCCAAGGTACCGGTGGACGGAACCGTGCAAAGCGGCGAAGCCAGCATCAACGAAGCCAGCATCACCGGAGAATCCCTTCCGGTCAGCAAGGAGAAGGGTTCCACCGTTTTTGCGGGAACCATCCTCGACAACGGCACCCTTCAGATCGTGGCTGACCGGGTGGGTGAAGATACCACCTTTGGCCGGATCATCGAACTGGTGGAAGAAGCCCAGGATTCCAAATCCGAAGCGGAACGGTTCATCGACCGCTTCTCGAAATACTATACCCCCGCGGTTCTGGTACTGGCGTTCATCGTCTGGCTCGCAACCAGAGATGTCGAGCTGGCCATCACCATTCTGGTCCTGGGCTGCCCCGGTGCTCTCGTCATTGGAGTCCCGGTATCCAATGTAGCAGGCATCGGCAACGGAGCCCGTCACGGCATTCTGCTCAAAGGCAGTGAAGTCATCGGTGACTTCAGCCGGGTGCAGACGATGGTCTTTGATAAGACCGGGACCCTCACCGTCGGCAATCCGACGGTGGCTGAAAAAGCCGGGTACGGTGAACCCGGCGAGTCCCTGGCCTATCTGGCCAGTGTCGAGTACGAATCCGACCACCCCCTGGCCAAGGCTGTCCTTCAGGAGATCGGGCCAATCAAGACTTATCCCGTAAGCAATACCGAAGTGTTCAAGGGCGGAGGCATTGTTGCCAGTGTCGACGGACACCGCGTGGCCGTTGGCAATGTCGCCCTGATGGAAAAAGAAGAAGTTGTTCTGAGCGAGCAGGTCCGGTCGGATATCCGGCGCTTCGAAGGGAATGGAAACTCCCTGGTGCTGACCGCAGTGGACGGCGAACTGAAGATCCTTATGGGAATCCGGGACCAGCTCCGGCCCGGAATCCGCGAAGACCTGGCCCGGCTGAAAAAACTGGGTGTGAAGAATCTGATCATGCTCTCCGGCGACAACCAGGGCACGGTGGATGCCGTAAGCCGCGATCTGGGACTGACCCGAGCCATCGGCAATCTCCTGCCGGAGGATAAGTCCAAGTATGTCCGCAATCTGATTGAAAAGGAACATCAGATTGTCGCCTTTGTCGGCGACGGCGTCAATGACAGCCCCTCCCTGGCTCTCGCCCAGATCGGCATCGCCATGGGCAGCGGTACGGATGTGGCCATCGAAACCTCGGATGTGGTATTAATGAACTCCGACTTTGGCCGTCTGCCCCATGCACTGGGACTGACCAAAGCCACCGCCCGGAACATGAAGCAGAACATCCTCATCGCGGTAGGCGTCGTCGTGTTGCTGCTGGCCGGCGTGCTGTTCAGTGAATGGGTCAGCATGTCCATCGGCATGCTCGTTCATGAGGCCAGCATCCTGGCTGTTATCCTCAACGGCATGCGGCTCATGCGCTATCAGCTGAACTAA